The DNA region AGCGCTGGTTGAACTCGTGCAGGAGGGCGGCGGTGGCCTGGTCGGGCGCGTTGCCGGGGTCCCCGGCCCAGCCGCCGCGGGGGACCCGGCCGACCGGGGCGGTGGCGGGCAGCGGCACCTCCGGGCCGTTGAAGTCGAACTGCCCCGTGTTCGGGTCGCGGACGAGCTTGCGGCCCTTGGCGATCTCCAGGAAGACGTAGTAGTGGGCGAGTTCGCCGGGCGCTCCGGGGAAGGGGTTCTCGGGGGAGGCCGCGGTGCCCTCGCCCTGGGCCTTGATGATCTCGATGGCCTTGAGGATCGCGTCGAGGCTTGTCATCGGGACGATGTTGTTCCCGGTGCCGTGGCTCGCGAGCGGGAAGGTGACCTGGTTGCGGTCCTGGATGAGGCCGGCGAACCTGGGGAAGACGTCGGCGATCCGCTGGTAGAAGGCGCCGATGGTGTTGCCGTCGGGGGCGAAGGCGAGCGGCTTCTCGGGCTTCTCGATCTCGGCGAACAGGGCGGCCGACTCGCGGCTCAGCCCGCTGAGGAAGACCTCCAGCCCGGGGTTGACGCCGCCGGGCAGCTCGCCGGGGTACTTGGGGACGGTGAGCGGGTCGGTGAGGACCACGGTGCCGCCGATGCTGGTGAGCATGTTGCAGACGAGCCCGAAGTGGGACATCTCGTCGAAGACGATCTCCTTGACGCCGTGGAACACCGGCTCGTCGTCGTCCCGGTCCGTGATCGACCAGAGCGCGGTGGCGTAGGGCGGGATGGTGGAGAGTTCCAGCATGGCGGCCCGCTGGAGCGCGTCCTTGAGCTCCTGCTCGGTCCAGTCGTCCTCGGCCATGTCCATCAGCCGGACGATGTCGGCGCTCTCGTAGTCCAGGACCCCGGTCACGGTGCTTCCCCTTTCGGTCGGTCGTGGCCGGACCGTACTCGGGAACCGATCGCACACGGAAACATTCCGCCAGGCGTGCCCCCGAGTTCATCCGGACGCCCGCACCTACCCCCTCCTCCCCGCCCCGCCCGGCGAGACCGCAGGGCGGGGCGGGGAGGAGGCCGCTCACGATCAGCAGCCTGTCGACGGCGCACTCACCCCTGGTGTGCCACGGACTGCCCGGTGACGGCGTCGATGAACTCGACCGTGCCGGAGCTTTGAGTCTCGCCGGGCTTGATGAGGTTGACCACCCAGCAGGGCCGCCACTGTCCGTCGATCTCCTTCGCCAGGAGGAAGGTGGTGTCCGCGCGGGATCCCGACACGGCGGTGACGGCCCGCTGCTTGGCCGTGTCGGCGGTGACGGTGGGTTTCGGCAGCTGGGGGTCGGCGGTCCGGCGTGCGGATGAGGCCATGACCCGGCCGGAGGTGGAGATGGTGATGTCCAGGCGCATGGGCATCAGGACGTTGTCGGCGTTGTAGCGGCGGTAGGTGAGCATGTAGGCGCCGCCCGCGGTGTCGGTGGAGGTCAGGGTCGGAGTCACGGCCCGCGTGAGGTCGGGGAACCAGGCCGCCGCGAAGTCGGTGCCGACCTTGAGGACCTGGTCCCGGGTGAGCGGCCCGGGGTCGATCCGGCTGTCGGCCGAGGCACTGTCGAGAAGGAGCCCGGTGGGCCACTCGATCCGGAACTGGCCGCGGTCGGTGGTGGCGTCGAGGATCGGCTGGGAGGGCTTCTCGGGGGTGCTGGTCAGGCGGGTGGTCTGCAACACGGTGCCGGGGCCGAAGAGCTGGGCGGCGATGTGTTGGGGCAGCTCGGTCTGGTCGGCCGCGGGGGGCGCGTTGAAGCCCGCCGCATCGTGATGGAGCGGTACGTACAGCCAGACGACGGCCGTGACGGCGGCGAGGCCGGTGCCGGCTGCGGCGAGGCCGTGGAGGCCGTCCCGGCGTCCGAACGGCGGCTTGTGGCGGCGGAGCCACAACCAGAGGACCGCGGTAACCGTGCCGATGAGCGCACCGAGAACGTTGTCGACGAGATCCGCGGCGTCGCAGGAGCGGCCGGTTCCCAGGAGGGTCTGGCAGACCTCGGTCACGGCGGAGAGTACCGCGCACGCCGCGAGGACGGTCAGGGGCCGGCGCAGGACCAGCGTGGCGAAGAGGGCGAGCGGCACGTACAGGGCGATGTTCATCAGTCCCTGCAGCGTGGTAGCCGTCTCCCACACCCCGCTGCCGATCGAACAGGTCGGCTTCCCGGCCGACCCGGTGACGGTCGGCGTCAGCGTCGCCGCGACCTCTCCCGCCAGCGACAGCCCCCAGAGCACTGCGGCGGCCGCCGGCCACTGCCGGGGCCGGGCCTGCCACGAGGCCACGGTGCCGAGGGCCAGGCCGAGCACGGCGAAGACGGGGAAGAGAGCGGGAGCTGAGGAGAGAATCGCGTCGATCATCGGTCTTCCGGGATGCGGTCGGGCAGTGGCCCGGGGAGGGCGCAGGGCTCGGCCCGCGCCCTCCCCGCGTTGCAGCGCGGCCCCCCAGCCCACAGATTGAGACCGGGCAGCCCCTTGCGTGGCATGGCCCGGCAGGTCGAAAGCCTTCCGCATACCTCCGATCCGGACAAGTGGACCAGTGGGCGATCTTCATCCCGCTTCGTGTGGGATCCCGCGCCCCGACAGACCGCCCCGGGCGAGGCAGCGGGCGACGCCGTCGCCGCTGCCGGGGCCGATGCAGATGCGGATGAAGTCCCGGTGGGCCTCGCGGGTGGCAATCGATGGTCGTGCCAGGCTTGTTGCAGACCGAGCACTACGCCCGTGCAGTGCTGGAAGCCAATCCGGCTGCCGTCCGACCGGAGCGCATCGAGCAGCTTGTTGAGATTCGGATGGAGGGAAGGAAGGCCTCTCCAGGACGGACCCGGCCAGATTCCGGGCGATCATCCGGGAGCCGGCGCTCAGGTGCCCCGTCGGAGGCAGGAGTGTCCAACGAGCGCAGTCGGAGCACCTTGCCGAGGTTGCTCAGCTTCCGAACACCACCTTGCAGGTTGTGCCATTGGAAGTTGGCGCCACGGCTGGCGCCTGCGGAGCATTGGTGATGTTCGGTCTCACCGACTCCCCGAACCCCTGGGGCGGTCTTCCCGGAGACACCGACGAGCAGCCGTTCCTCGCCGGGGTCAAGGGTGGGGAGTTTCCGACCGACTGACTCAACAGTGATGCCCCGCACGGCTGTGGCTGTGCGGGGCACCTCTGTCGGTTCCTCGTCGCTTAGAAGTCGTCGTCGAAGGCGACCGAGCCCTCGACGGCGACCTGGTACGCGGAGACCCGGCGCTCGAAGAAGTTGGTCAGCTCCTGGACGTTCTGGAGCTCCATGAACCCGAACGGGTTCGTCGACCCGTACCGGATCGGCATGCCGAGGCGGGCGAGGCGCTGGTCGGCCACGGCCTGGAGGTACTCGCGCATCGACGCGGTGTTCATGCCGGGCAGGCCGTCGCCGCACAGGTCCTGGGCGAACTGGAGCTCGGCCTCGACGGCCTCCTCCAGCATCTCCGTCACCTGCTGGGCCATCTTCTCGTCGAAGAGGTCGGGCTCCTCCTCGCGGACGGTGTCGACCACCGACATCGCGAAGTCCATGTGCATGGACTCGTCGCGGAACACCCAGTTCGTCCCCGTCGCCAGGCCGTGCAGCAGGCCGCGCGAGCGGAACCAGTACACGTACGCGAAGGCGCCGTAGAAGAACAGCCCCTCGACGCAGGCCGCGAAGCAGATCAGGTTCAGGAGGAACGCGCGGCGGTCGTCCTTGCTCTGCAGCGAGTCGATGTGGTCGACCGCGTTCATGTACTTGAAGCAGAACTGGGCCTTCTGGTGGATGGAGGGGATGTTCTCCACCGCGGCGAAGGCCGCGTTGCGGTCCTCCGGGTCCGGAAGGTAGGTGTCGAGCAGCGTCAGGTAGAACTGGACGTGCACGGCCTCCTCGAACAGCTGACGGCTCAGGTACAGCCGCGCCTCCGGGGAGTTGATGTGCTTGTACAGGCTCAGCACCACGTTGTTGGAGACGATCGAGTCACCGGTCGCGAAGAACGCGACCAGCCGGCCGATCATGTGCCGCTCGCCCTCACTCAGCTTCGCCAGGTCGGCGACGTCCGAGTGCAGGTCCACCTCCTCCACCGTCCAGGTGTTCTTGATGGCGTCGCGGTACCGGTCGTAGAACGACGGGTAGCGCATCGGGCGCAGCGTCAGCTCGAAGCCAGGGTCGAGCAGCATCTTCTCGCGGTCGGGGGTGCTCACTGGCAGGCCTCGCAGGACTCGGGGTTCTCCAGGGAGCAGGCCAGCGCGGCCTCCTCCTCCGGGGTGAGGGTCGGGGTGCCGGCGCCGATCGGGCCGACGGGGACCGGGGCGGCGGCGCGGGCGGTCCCGGAGGCGGCCTGGGCGATCCGGGTCGCCGGGCGCGAGCGCAGGTAGTAGGTGGTCTTCAGACCGACCTTCCAGGCGTACGCGTACATCGAGCTGAGCTTGCCGATGGTCGGCGCGGCCATGAACAGGTTCAGCGACTGGCTCTGGTCGATGTACGGCATCCGGGCCGCGGCCAGGTCGATCAGCGCGCGCTGCGGCAGCTCCCAGGCGGTGCGGTACAGCGACCGGACCTCGGCGGGCAGCCAGCCGAGCTCCTGGACCGAGCCGTTGGCGTCGCGCAGCGCGTCCCGGGTCTGCTCGTCCCAGACGCCCAGCTCCTTGAGCTCGCGCACCAGGTACGGGTTGACCTGGAGGAACTCGCCGGAGAGGGTCTCGCGCTTGAACAGGTTGGAGACCTGCGGCTCGATGCACTCGTACACGCCGGCGATCGAGGCGATCGTCGCGGTCGGGGCGATCGCCAGCAGCAGCGAGTTGCGCAGGCCGGTGGTGGCGACGCGGGCGCGCAGCGCCTCCCAGCGGTCGGCCCACTCGGGCGCGGCGCTCGGGCTGTGCTTGCCTTCCAAGAAGTGGTCGATGTGCAGCTCGCCGCGGGCGGCGCGGGTCTCGGCGTACGCCTCGTGGCGGCCGAGCTGCTCGGCCAGGTCGGCGGAGCGCTCGTACGCGGTGAGCATGATGCGCTCGGCGATCAGCGTGGAGAGCCGCTTGGCCTCGGCGGAGTCGAAGTCCAGGCGGAGCTGGAAGAAGACGTCCTGGAGGCCCATCACGCCGAGGCCGACCGGGCGCCAGCGGGAGTTGGAGGCCCCGGCCTCGGGGGTCGGGTAGAAGTTGATGTCCACCACGCGGTCGAGGAAGGTGACGGCGGTGCGGACGGTGGAGTCCAGGCGGTCCCAGTCCATCGCGTTCAGCAGGTCGGCGGCGGTCGCGCCGGCGGCCACGTGGGCGCCGAGGTTGACCGAGCCGAGGTTGCAGACGGCGGTCTCGGAGTCGTCCGTGACCTCCAGGATCTCGGTGCAGAGGTTGGAGGAGTGGACGGTGCGGCCGGGCAGCGCGGTCTGGTTGGCGGCGCGGTTGGAGGCGTCCTTGAAGGTCATCCAGCCGTTGCCGGTCTGCGCCAGGGTGCGCATCATCCGGGCGTACAGGGTCTGCGCGGGGATGGTGCGGACGGCCTTGCCGGCCAGCTCGGCCTTCAGGTAGGCCTCGTCGAACTCGGCGCCCCACAGGTCGACCAGCTCGGGGACGTCGGCCGGGGAGAACAGCGACCAGTCGGCGTTGGCGTTGACCCGGCGCATGAACTCGTCCGGGATCCAGTGCGCCAGGTTCAGGTTGTGGGTGCGGCGCGCCTCCTCACCGGTGTTGTCGCGCAGCTCCAGGAACTCCTCGATGTCCGCGTGCCAGGTCTCCAGGTAGACGCAGGCCGCGCCCTTGCGGCGGCCGCCCTGGTTGACGGCGGCGACCGAGGAGTCGAGGGTGCGCAGGAACGGGACGATGCCGTTCGACTTGCCGTTGGTGCCCCGGATCAGCGAGCCGCGCGAGCGGATCCGCGAGTAGGAGAGGCCGATGCCGCCGGCGTGCTTGGAGAGCCGGGCGATCTGCGCGTACCGCGAGTAGATCGAGTCCAGGTTGTCCAGCGGGGAGTCCAGCAGGTAGCAGCTGGACATCTGCGGGTGCCGGGTGCCGGAGTTGAAGAGGGTCGGCGAGGAGGTCAGGTACTCCAGCCGGCTCATCAGGCGGTACAGCTCGGCCACCTCGCGCACCGACTGCTCGTTGTCGCCGACCGCCAGGCCACAGGCGACGCGGAGCAGGAAGTGCTGCGGGGTCTCGACGACCTTGCGGGTGATCGGGTGGCGCAGCAGGTAGCGGGACTGCACGGTGCGCAGGCCGAAGTACTCGAAGCGGTCGTCGCCGGCCGGGTCGATCAGGGCGTTCAGCGCGTCGGTGTGCTTGGCGACGAAGGCCGCGGTGGCGTCGCCGATCAGGCCCTCGGCGTGGCCGACCGTGATCGAGGTGGAGAACGAGACCACGCCCTGGCTCGCCGCCTCGTCGACGATCTCCAGCGCGAGCAGCCGGGCCGCCAGCTTCGAGTACTGCGGGTCCTCGGCGATCATCGACGCGGAGGCGTCCACGGCCAGCCCGCGCAGCTCGGCGAAGTCCGATCCGGCGTGGCGGCCGCGCAGGGCGGCGGCGGCGACGTGGCCGGGGTCCACCTGGGGGAGGTCGGCGCTGCGGTCGGTCAGCAGTCGGAGGAGCGCGCCGCCCGGGTCGGAGACCGTCGGGGCGGTGGGGGCGGAGCTGGAACCCTGGGCGGGCAGGGTGACTGAGGCAGCGGTGGTCAAGGCGCTCTCTCCTGGCGGCGATCGGCGGCTGTGGATCGGGGTACCGGGCCGTTCGGGGCAGGGGAGGACGGCGCGGGCGCCCTGGGCGTCGCGCGGCGTGTCGTCCCCGGCCCGCCCGCGAGGCCCGGAAGGTGGTGCTCGTGCTGGGGCCTCTGCGGGGAGGCGCTCGCACACCGTCGGCAGGTACTCGGACTCGCGGGCCCCGTCGGGGGCGGCCGCTCACCGCTGCGGGGCAGTCCCGGACTCGCACCGGGTTCCCCTGCGTCGACAGCAGGATTGAGCATACATCTAGTGGTGCTCTCCCGATGCGACACCACATGTTGTGCAGCGCGGCGTGTTGGCCCGATGACGGCTGGTACCGGGGCGGGGGTCCGGACACCCGCCCGGAGCCGTGTTCTGAAACGGATTGGTCACCGGATCGACCCCTCGTCCGGTGCATGCCCTACGATCTCGGCACATGAGCGAGGGAACGGGCGCTCCGGGGGATCGGGCCAGTCGGGCCGTGCCGCCGGAGCAGGGTCAGCAGCCTGGGGCACCGGGGCCGGCGCCCCAGCACGGTCAGCCGCCGGTGCCGCCGCCCGGCGGGTTCGGGCCGCCTGCGACGCCGTACGTCCAGCCGGGGGCGGGGGTGCCGCCGCAGGGACCGCCGCCGGTGTTGCCGCAGGTGCCGTCCGGCTCGGTGCCGTACCCGCAGCCGGGTCCGCAGCCGGGCCCGCAGCAGGGTCACCAGCCGGGTCCGCAGCAGGGTCCGCAGCAGGGTCTCCCGCCGCAGGCGCAGTCGGTCGCCGGCGCTCCGACGCAGTTCGTCCAGTGGTCCCCGCAGGGCGGTGGGCCGCAGCCGGTCGCGCCGTCGTCCGCCGAGCCGGACTGGAACGCGATGGCGGACCGGCACGCCACCGATGCGCGCCGGCGCAAGCGCCTGTGGATCGGCGCGGTCGTGGTGGCGGCCGTCCTGGTCGGCGGGATCGTCGGGGCCGGGGTGTGGATCAACGGCAGGGACAAGGGCGGCGACGACCCGCAGCCGGTCGCGAGCTCGTCCACCGCGGGCGGTCCGTCCGCCACGGGCACTCCCACCGAGCAGGCGGTGGCGGCCATCTCCGACGCCGCCACCGACAAGCTGCCGGTCGACGCCGCGACGCTGTTCCCGGACCAGACCCGGACCATCGACGGCAAGGTGTGGACCCGTCAGGTGACCGGGTCGACCGCACCCTGCTCCAAGGCGACCACCGGCGGGCTCGGCCTCGCGCTCGGCGACGACACCTGCCGTTCGCTGGTCCGCGCGACGTACGTCAACGGAGAGAGCGCCGTCACGGTCGGCATCGCGGTCTTCGACAACAAGGCCGGTGCGGACCGGGCGCTCGGCCGGCACGCGGGCCTGATCCAGGGTCTGTCGGGCACCGGCGTCGCGATGTTCTGCGTGACCGACAAGTCGGGCTGCACCGAGACGCACGCGTCGATCGGCCGCTTCGGCTACTTCACGGTGGCGGGCTCGCTGAAGCAGGGCGCGGACCAGAGCGACCAGATCGCGGCGGCCGCGGCCGCCCCGCTGGCGGGGCGCGCCAAGGAGGTCCTGCTGGGCCGCGGCGGTCGCAGCGGCTGACCGCGGGACCGGGGGAAGGCTGAGTCGGGAGGCCGGGGGCGGTCCGATAGGATGACCGCCGCCGGGGGGAGGGATGCACTCTCCACGGCCGCCCTGGTGGGGAATCAGCGAGCAGGAGGTACCGCGCGGTGAGCGCTGCCGTCAATGCGACCAGCAGACGGCGCAGAGCGGCGGGCCGCAGACGCGGACAGGGGGAGCCTGTTCCGGCGATGCTGCTCCCGGCGCCGCCCACTTCCCAGGAGAAGTACAGCTACACCGTCCGGCACCAGTGGGTGTTGACCCTGTGTTCGGTGGTGAGTTTCGGCTGCCTGGTGGTCAGCCAGGCCGAGCTGTACTCGCTCGGGTCGTGGTTCTGGCTCTGCGTCCCGTTCCTGTTCTTCACGGTCGTCTACTACGTGGTGTCGCTGCGCGTGAACAGCTTCACGCCCAACTTCGACATCAGGGAGCACCGCCGGCTGGTCCGGCAGTGGAGCCCTGACACCCACCCGACGGTGGACGTGTTCCTGCCGGTCTGCGGCGAGCCGATCGAGGTGCTGCACAACACCTGGACGTACGTCCGCAAGATGGCGGAGCACTACCCGGGCCTGGTCATGCCGTACGTCCTGGACGACGCGGCGAGTCCGGAGGTCGAGGCGATGGCCGCCGACTTCGGGTTCCGGTACGGCGTGCGGGAGAACCGCGGCTGGTTCAAGAAGGCCGGCAACCTGCACTACGGCTTCGGGCGCTCCGACGGCGAGTTCATCCTCATCCTGGACGCGGACTTCGCGCCCCGGCACGACCTGCTGCACGAGGTGCTGCCGTACCTGCAGCGCAACCCGAAGCTGGGCATCGTCCAGTCGCCGCAGTTCTTCCGGGTGCTGGACTCGCAGAACTGGATCGAGCGCGGCGCCGGCGCCATCCAGGAGCTCTTCTACCGCTCGGTCCAGGTCGCCCGGCAGCGCAACGACGGCGCGATCTGCGTCGGCAGCTGCGCGGTCTACCGGCGGGCCGCGCTGGTGGAGAACGGCGGCACCACGCTGATCGCCCACTCCGAGGACGTGCACACCGGCTTCGACCTGCGGGCCCTCGGCTGGGACCTGCAGTACATTCCCGTGGCCCTGTCCACCGGCGTCTGCCCGGACAACGCCGGGGCGTTCCAGAACCAGCAGTACCGCTGGTGCATGGGGTCGATGTCGCTGATGACGAGCCGCAAG from Kitasatospora sp. NBC_00458 includes:
- a CDS encoding ferritin-like domain-containing protein, which gives rise to MTGVLDYESADIVRLMDMAEDDWTEQELKDALQRAAMLELSTIPPYATALWSITDRDDDEPVFHGVKEIVFDEMSHFGLVCNMLTSIGGTVVLTDPLTVPKYPGELPGGVNPGLEVFLSGLSRESAALFAEIEKPEKPLAFAPDGNTIGAFYQRIADVFPRFAGLIQDRNQVTFPLASHGTGNNIVPMTSLDAILKAIEIIKAQGEGTAASPENPFPGAPGELAHYYVFLEIAKGRKLVRDPNTGQFDFNGPEVPLPATAPVGRVPRGGWAGDPGNAPDQATAALLHEFNQRYSDMLRALEHAWSVPSGQGGGSVATARGLMGAMRESAIGISAVKLPAAPHLTYGPEWLFVAG
- a CDS encoding VanZ family protein is translated as MIDAILSSAPALFPVFAVLGLALGTVASWQARPRQWPAAAAVLWGLSLAGEVAATLTPTVTGSAGKPTCSIGSGVWETATTLQGLMNIALYVPLALFATLVLRRPLTVLAACAVLSAVTEVCQTLLGTGRSCDAADLVDNVLGALIGTVTAVLWLWLRRHKPPFGRRDGLHGLAAAGTGLAAVTAVVWLYVPLHHDAAGFNAPPAADQTELPQHIAAQLFGPGTVLQTTRLTSTPEKPSQPILDATTDRGQFRIEWPTGLLLDSASADSRIDPGPLTRDQVLKVGTDFAAAWFPDLTRAVTPTLTSTDTAGGAYMLTYRRYNADNVLMPMRLDITISTSGRVMASSARRTADPQLPKPTVTADTAKQRAVTAVSGSRADTTFLLAKEIDGQWRPCWVVNLIKPGETQSSGTVEFIDAVTGQSVAHQG
- a CDS encoding ribonucleotide-diphosphate reductase subunit beta; this translates as MLLDPGFELTLRPMRYPSFYDRYRDAIKNTWTVEEVDLHSDVADLAKLSEGERHMIGRLVAFFATGDSIVSNNVVLSLYKHINSPEARLYLSRQLFEEAVHVQFYLTLLDTYLPDPEDRNAAFAAVENIPSIHQKAQFCFKYMNAVDHIDSLQSKDDRRAFLLNLICFAACVEGLFFYGAFAYVYWFRSRGLLHGLATGTNWVFRDESMHMDFAMSVVDTVREEEPDLFDEKMAQQVTEMLEEAVEAELQFAQDLCGDGLPGMNTASMREYLQAVADQRLARLGMPIRYGSTNPFGFMELQNVQELTNFFERRVSAYQVAVEGSVAFDDDF
- a CDS encoding ribonucleoside-diphosphate reductase subunit alpha; translated protein: MPAQGSSSAPTAPTVSDPGGALLRLLTDRSADLPQVDPGHVAAAALRGRHAGSDFAELRGLAVDASASMIAEDPQYSKLAARLLALEIVDEAASQGVVSFSTSITVGHAEGLIGDATAAFVAKHTDALNALIDPAGDDRFEYFGLRTVQSRYLLRHPITRKVVETPQHFLLRVACGLAVGDNEQSVREVAELYRLMSRLEYLTSSPTLFNSGTRHPQMSSCYLLDSPLDNLDSIYSRYAQIARLSKHAGGIGLSYSRIRSRGSLIRGTNGKSNGIVPFLRTLDSSVAAVNQGGRRKGAACVYLETWHADIEEFLELRDNTGEEARRTHNLNLAHWIPDEFMRRVNANADWSLFSPADVPELVDLWGAEFDEAYLKAELAGKAVRTIPAQTLYARMMRTLAQTGNGWMTFKDASNRAANQTALPGRTVHSSNLCTEILEVTDDSETAVCNLGSVNLGAHVAAGATAADLLNAMDWDRLDSTVRTAVTFLDRVVDINFYPTPEAGASNSRWRPVGLGVMGLQDVFFQLRLDFDSAEAKRLSTLIAERIMLTAYERSADLAEQLGRHEAYAETRAARGELHIDHFLEGKHSPSAAPEWADRWEALRARVATTGLRNSLLLAIAPTATIASIAGVYECIEPQVSNLFKRETLSGEFLQVNPYLVRELKELGVWDEQTRDALRDANGSVQELGWLPAEVRSLYRTAWELPQRALIDLAAARMPYIDQSQSLNLFMAAPTIGKLSSMYAYAWKVGLKTTYYLRSRPATRIAQAASGTARAAAPVPVGPIGAGTPTLTPEEEAALACSLENPESCEACQ
- a CDS encoding glycosyltransferase family 2 protein, with protein sequence MLLPAPPTSQEKYSYTVRHQWVLTLCSVVSFGCLVVSQAELYSLGSWFWLCVPFLFFTVVYYVVSLRVNSFTPNFDIREHRRLVRQWSPDTHPTVDVFLPVCGEPIEVLHNTWTYVRKMAEHYPGLVMPYVLDDAASPEVEAMAADFGFRYGVRENRGWFKKAGNLHYGFGRSDGEFILILDADFAPRHDLLHEVLPYLQRNPKLGIVQSPQFFRVLDSQNWIERGAGAIQELFYRSVQVARQRNDGAICVGSCAVYRRAALVENGGTTLIAHSEDVHTGFDLRALGWDLQYIPVALSTGVCPDNAGAFQNQQYRWCMGSMSLMTSRKFWNTDLDFTTRLCYVSGFLYYIHTALLTFALPMLPIMLLLWRPDLLKVEHLVLVIPSLVYATLIFPLWHRAPYRLEAWAGRMMYGWAHFFAVWDLVRGRQRGWQPTGSSKAKNRQRRFWAGVIVWGGGSALVWVVAAVYRMFTLNPLDFALVLSSGLFYAVTVGRILIQPRSQDAPA